The following is a genomic window from Dryobates pubescens isolate bDryPub1 chromosome 5, bDryPub1.pri, whole genome shotgun sequence.
CCGGGCAGCGGGGTCCTGTGGTGCGCTAGCCCCCTCCCCGTCACGGGAAGTAAATTCTGTCGGCGCCGGGCCACTCGCCGCCATGCCGGGCGGGAGTGTGGCAGCTCCGCAGCGAGCCCTCCTGCTGTGACCCGCGGGCTTTTAAAAGCAGGTACAAAGAACTAAAAGGATTTTCTGGATAACCAGAGTAAAAGGAAAATGGTAACAGAGTCTGAAAGTATGGCCAGTAAAACCCAGTCTGAGTCTCCTTCCCCTTTACTTTATGCAGGTGAAAGCTCTGGGAAAGCCCTCTAACGGAGGAGCTCCAGAGGACCCCCCGGCCATCAGCCATGGCCGTACCTATTGCGGTTCTTGACTGCGACCTCTTGCTGTATGGCCGGGGACACAGGACTTTGGATCGCTTCAAGCTGGAGGATGTCACAGATGAGTATCTAGTGTCCACCTACGGCTTCCCCCGACAGTTCATTTACTACCTGGTGGATCTCCTTGGGGCCAGTCTCTCTCGCCCTACGCAGCGGTCCAGGGCCATCAGTCCAGAGACGCAGATACTTGCTGCGCTGGGTTTCTACACCTCTGGCTCCTTTCAGACTCGTATGGGGGATGCTATTGGCATCAGTCAAGCCTCCATGAGCCGCTGCGTTGCCAATGTAACTGAGGCATTGGTGGAAAGAGCCTCACAGTTTATTCACTTTCCTGAGGATGAAactgcagtgcagagcctgaAGGATGACTTTTATGGTCTGGCAGGCATGCCgggagtgctgggggtggtTGACTGCACCCATGTGACAATCAAAGCACCAAATGCTGAGGACCTGTCCTATGTGAACCGAAAGGGTCTCCATTCTTTGAACTGCCTGATGGTGTGTGATGCCAGAGGAGTCCTCCTGAGTGCAGAAACACACTGGCCAGGCAGCCTGCCTGACTGCACGGTGTTACAGCGGGCAGCCCTTACAAACCAGTTTGAAACTGAGCTACATAAAGATGGCTGGCTACTAGGTAAGTTGATTTTTCATCATTGTTTTCTGTGGAAGGTCTTTGTGTTGGCTCCTTACTGTGTCTGGAGCCTCTGGGCACAAGTGATATGTTTACTTTTGATAGCTTGACAtttgtggttggttggatgATACTTCTCTTAGAAGTCTAGAACAGTATCTTCCAAACTGTGCTTTATACAGCCTGATTATTGTGCTGGTTTACATTCATCCTGTTTAAGACTGTTTCCATTGTCCTACACCTTGTTGACATTATCCTGCACCTTTCTGAACCACACAGTTTTTAATTCTATGTAAGGCCCTCGCCCAGCTGCCTTTCACTGTGTTGTGCAGTCAATGATTTCTTGAAATCTCTTCTGTGCTCTCCCAGGATTTTCCTGTGTAAAACTGAATGCCTTTACTTTGTTGTTTGTCACATCTGCAAACCTGTAACTGTTGCTTCTTCCTCATGCCTTAGCCGGAGGAGTAAGTTACTCTGTATGCGCAGTACCAGAAAGCCGAGGGTCAAGAGCTGAAATGGGAGGCTACCTGTAGGCGTGTAACCTGTCCTCCTCCTTTGCACTGCCAACAGGTGACAGCTCCTTCTTCCTCCGCACGT
Proteins encoded in this region:
- the HARBI1 gene encoding putative nuclease HARBI1 produces the protein MAVPIAVLDCDLLLYGRGHRTLDRFKLEDVTDEYLVSTYGFPRQFIYYLVDLLGASLSRPTQRSRAISPETQILAALGFYTSGSFQTRMGDAIGISQASMSRCVANVTEALVERASQFIHFPEDETAVQSLKDDFYGLAGMPGVLGVVDCTHVTIKAPNAEDLSYVNRKGLHSLNCLMVCDARGVLLSAETHWPGSLPDCTVLQRAALTNQFETELHKDGWLLGDSSFFLRTWLMTPLHIPETPAEYRYNMAHSATHNVIERTFRTIRSRFRCLDGSKGTLQYSPEKSSHIILACCVLHNISLEHGLDVWSSPAAGHVEQPEEEYEQMESMDSEACRIRQELLLTHFS